A single region of the Triticum dicoccoides isolate Atlit2015 ecotype Zavitan chromosome 2B, WEW_v2.0, whole genome shotgun sequence genome encodes:
- the LOC119368402 gene encoding BTB/POZ and MATH domain-containing protein 2-like, producing the protein MANNSTSEVNQGQLPKTSSRCLTESFTTQHDFEVTNCRLLDGIGVSKYVLSSHFSVAGFKWFISFWPDGWTVDYAGYASAFLQRVIQANDAHCVRTKFTLNMLEKYVEAQVTTFDEIDHVFSKANSFKGHAKFVEKSKLKSLSRSNNGYLIIRCVLTVIKESRTEVKRNTVAVPQSNLQDQLRQLRKDGQGADVTFSVGGQLFKAHRCLLAARSMVFKAELFGPMKEKETQCIKIDDIDPEIFESLLHFIYTDSMLVDEHYKESKPAKLQHLLVASDRYGLDRLKVMCESKLSECIDVETVATTLVLAEQHHCKDLKEACVEFMAPRNVLQAAMATDGFKHLVASCPFVMKELLDMVSRSG; encoded by the coding sequence ATGGCCAACAACTCCACCTCTGAAGTTAACCAAGGCCAGCTACCCAAGACATCGTCCAGatgcttgacggagagcttcaccACGCAGCATGATTTCGAGGTGACCAATTGCCGGTTGCTTGATGGCATCGGTGTCAGCAAGTACGTTCTCTCCAGCCACTTCAGCGTAGCTGGCTTCAAATGGTTTATCAGTTTCTGGCCGGATGGGTGGACAGTGGACTACGCTGGCTATGCGTCGGCCTTTCTGCAACGTGTCATCCAAGCGAACGACGCTCATTGTGTGAGGACTAAGTTTACCTTAAACATGCTGGAGAAATACGTCGAGGCCCAAGTAACCACATTCGATGAGATAGACCATGTCTTTTCTAAGGCAAACTCATTTAAGGGCCATGCAAAATTCGTTGAGAAATCGAAGCTGAAATCATTGTCGCGGTCCAACAATGGCTACTTGATCATACGTTGTGTTCTCACCGTGATAAAAGAATCTCGCACGGAGGTTAAGAGGAACACTGTTGCAGTTCCGCAATCGAATCTACAAGACCAGCTCCGGCAACTGCGGAAGGATGGACAGGGAGCAGATGTGACATTCAGTGTGGGTGGCCAATTGTTCAAAGCTCACAGGTGCTTGTTGGCGGCGCGGTCTATGGTTTTCAAGGCGGAGCTCTTTGGTCCGATGAAGGAGAAGGAAACACAGTGCATCAAAATCGACGACATCGACCCTGAAATCTTTGAGTCTCTTCTTCACTTCATATACACAGATTCCATGCTAGTCGATGAGCACTACAAAGAAAGCAAACCTGCAAAACTGCAGCATCTGCTAGTTGCCTCGGATCGATATGGATTGGATAGGCTAAAGGTGATGTGTGAAAGTAAATTGTCTGAGTGCATTGACGTAGAGACTGTTGCAACAACACTGGTTTTGGCAGAGCAACACCACTGCAAGGATCTCAAAGAAGCTTGTGTTGAGTTTATGGCTCCACGGAATGTTCTGCAAGCTGCCATGGCAACAGATGGTTTCAAGCATTTGGTAGCAAGCTGTCCTTTTGTCATGAAGGAGTTATTAGACATGGTGTCCCGTAGTGGCTAG